One part of the Engraulis encrasicolus isolate BLACKSEA-1 chromosome 17, IST_EnEncr_1.0, whole genome shotgun sequence genome encodes these proteins:
- the egr2b gene encoding early growth response protein 2b isoform X1 — MTAKTLDKTPVTLGGFVHPLSESVYSVDEANLPASVTIFPNSDLGGHYEQINGAIGDGLINGDMSTEKRSLDLAYSSSFTQPAVPRNQTFTYMGKFSIDSQYPSNWNPEGVINIVSAGILGMTQQQQPSSASSSPASSVSPNHFSSTLSCTMAQSQGPDMDHIYSPPPPYSGCGEVYQDPSAFLSTSTCPISYPPPSYSSPKPTADGGFLPIIPDYGFFQPPCQRDMQSLPDRKPFSCPLEPFRVPPPLTPLNTIRNFTLGGPVPEGPRLPTTYSPQNLPLRPILRPRKYPNRPSKTPVHERPYPCPAEGCDRRFSRSDELTRHIRIHTGHKPFQCRICMRNFSRSDHLTTHIRTHTGEKPFACDFCGRKFARSDERKRHTKIHLRQKERKSSSASNATNSERSSLGISSAAGVCSSSSSQ, encoded by the exons ATGACAGCTAAAACCCTGGACAAAACCCCAGTCACCCTCGGAGGTTTTGTACACCCACTTTCGGAAAGTGTGTACTCGGTGGATGAAGCCAACTTGCCAGCCTCGGTTACTATTTTTCCAAACAGTGATTTGGGAGGACATTATGAGCAAATTAACGGGGCTATCGGAG ATGGCCTGATTAATGGGGACATGAGCACAGAAAAGAGGTCTCTCGACTTGGCGTACTCCAGCTCCTTCACCCAACCCGCCGTCCCGCGCAACCAGACCTTCACCTATATGGGCAAGTTCTCCATCGACTCTCAGTACCCAAGCAACTGGAACCCTGAGGGCGTCATCAACATTGTCAGCGCGGGCATCCTGGGCatgacccagcagcagcagccctcctCGGCATCCTCGTCTCCCGCCTCGTCAGTGTCACCTAACCACTTCTCCAGCACCCTGAGCTGTACCATGGCCCAGAGCCAGGGCCCGGACATGGACCACATCTACTCGCCGCCCCCGCCCTATTCCGGCTGCGGGGAAGTCTACCAGGACCCGTCCGCCTTCCTGTCCACCTCCACGTGTCCCATTTCCTACCCGCCGCCTTCCTACTCCTCCCCGAAGCCCACCGCCGACGGGGGGTTCCTGCCAATCATCCCAGACTACGGCTTCTTCCAGCCTCCATGCCAGCGGGACATGCAGTCTCTCCCCGACCGCAAGCCGTTCTCCTGCCCACTGGAGCCGTTCAGGGTTCCCCCTCCTCTGACCCCCCTCAACACTATTAGGAACTTTACGCTGGGTGGACCTGTGCCGGAAGGACCCAGGCTGCCAACCACATACAGCCCACAGAACTTGCCGCTGCGGCCCATCCTGCGCCCGAGGAAATACCCAAACCGCCCCAGCAAAACGCCCGTGCACGAACGGCCCTACCCGTGCCCTGCCGAGGGGTGCGACCGGCGCTTCTCTCGCTCGGACGAGCTCACCAGGCACATTCGCATCCACACAGGACACAAGCCCTTCCAATGCCGGATATGCATGCGCAACTTCAGCCGCAGCGACCACCTGACCACTCATATCCGCACGCACACGGGCGAGAAGCCGTTCGCCTGCGACTTCTGCGGGCGCAAGTTTGCGCGCAGCGACGAGCGCAAGAGGCACACCAAGATTCACCTCAGGCAGAAGGAGAGGAAGTCATCCAGCGCCTCCAACGCCACAAACTCTGAGCGCTCCTCCCTGGGCATCAGCTCGGCGGCCGGCGTGTGCTCGTCCAGTTCCAGCCAATAG
- the egr2b gene encoding early growth response protein 2b isoform X2 — MSTEKRSLDLAYSSSFTQPAVPRNQTFTYMGKFSIDSQYPSNWNPEGVINIVSAGILGMTQQQQPSSASSSPASSVSPNHFSSTLSCTMAQSQGPDMDHIYSPPPPYSGCGEVYQDPSAFLSTSTCPISYPPPSYSSPKPTADGGFLPIIPDYGFFQPPCQRDMQSLPDRKPFSCPLEPFRVPPPLTPLNTIRNFTLGGPVPEGPRLPTTYSPQNLPLRPILRPRKYPNRPSKTPVHERPYPCPAEGCDRRFSRSDELTRHIRIHTGHKPFQCRICMRNFSRSDHLTTHIRTHTGEKPFACDFCGRKFARSDERKRHTKIHLRQKERKSSSASNATNSERSSLGISSAAGVCSSSSSQ, encoded by the coding sequence ATGAGCACAGAAAAGAGGTCTCTCGACTTGGCGTACTCCAGCTCCTTCACCCAACCCGCCGTCCCGCGCAACCAGACCTTCACCTATATGGGCAAGTTCTCCATCGACTCTCAGTACCCAAGCAACTGGAACCCTGAGGGCGTCATCAACATTGTCAGCGCGGGCATCCTGGGCatgacccagcagcagcagccctcctCGGCATCCTCGTCTCCCGCCTCGTCAGTGTCACCTAACCACTTCTCCAGCACCCTGAGCTGTACCATGGCCCAGAGCCAGGGCCCGGACATGGACCACATCTACTCGCCGCCCCCGCCCTATTCCGGCTGCGGGGAAGTCTACCAGGACCCGTCCGCCTTCCTGTCCACCTCCACGTGTCCCATTTCCTACCCGCCGCCTTCCTACTCCTCCCCGAAGCCCACCGCCGACGGGGGGTTCCTGCCAATCATCCCAGACTACGGCTTCTTCCAGCCTCCATGCCAGCGGGACATGCAGTCTCTCCCCGACCGCAAGCCGTTCTCCTGCCCACTGGAGCCGTTCAGGGTTCCCCCTCCTCTGACCCCCCTCAACACTATTAGGAACTTTACGCTGGGTGGACCTGTGCCGGAAGGACCCAGGCTGCCAACCACATACAGCCCACAGAACTTGCCGCTGCGGCCCATCCTGCGCCCGAGGAAATACCCAAACCGCCCCAGCAAAACGCCCGTGCACGAACGGCCCTACCCGTGCCCTGCCGAGGGGTGCGACCGGCGCTTCTCTCGCTCGGACGAGCTCACCAGGCACATTCGCATCCACACAGGACACAAGCCCTTCCAATGCCGGATATGCATGCGCAACTTCAGCCGCAGCGACCACCTGACCACTCATATCCGCACGCACACGGGCGAGAAGCCGTTCGCCTGCGACTTCTGCGGGCGCAAGTTTGCGCGCAGCGACGAGCGCAAGAGGCACACCAAGATTCACCTCAGGCAGAAGGAGAGGAAGTCATCCAGCGCCTCCAACGCCACAAACTCTGAGCGCTCCTCCCTGGGCATCAGCTCGGCGGCCGGCGTGTGCTCGTCCAGTTCCAGCCAATAG
- the adoa gene encoding 2-aminoethanethiol (cysteamine) dioxygenase a gives MPRDIKPSLIQKIATQAYATFKNFGAGAIADNKVFLDNQTKLATLVTDIRAADLKIVPPKSKASKPSLHNPPVTYMHICETDAFSMGVFLLKGGASIPLHDHPGMNGVLKVLYGKVNIQCFDKFDKPSDAESIPLFDPPLLPFQRDSVMRSVVRSTGEYTEDSGPCVLSPDKDNLHQIDAVEGPAAFLDILAPPYDPDDGRDCHYFKVLQSVSNAVDRTADQTVEGETWLMEVPQPQEFWCGGEPYPGPEVSV, from the coding sequence ATGCCACGGGACATCAAACCGTCTTTAATCCAGAAAATCGCCACTCAAGCCTACGCCACCTTCAAAAACTTCGGGGCGGGCGCCATAGCGGACAACAAGGTCTTTTTGGATAACCAAACCAAGCTGGCAACGCTAGTCACGGATATCAGGGCTGCGGACCTAAAGATAGTGCCTCCGAAAAGCAAAGCCTCCAAACCAAGCCTCCATAACCCCCCTGTcacttacatgcacatatgcgaaACTGACGCCTTCAGCATGGGGGTGTTTCTGCTCAAAGGGGGGGCATCAATTCCTCTCCACGACCACCCAGGTATGAACGGAGTTTTGAAAGTTCTTTATGGCAAGGTCAACATACAGTGCTTCGACAAGTTTGATAAACCAAGCGATGCGGAGAGCATTCCCCTCTTCGACCCGCCACTGCTGCCCTTCCAGAGAGATTCAGTGATGCGATCCGTGGTGAGGTCGACAGGTGAATACACGGAGGACAGTGGTCCCTGCGTCTTGAGCCCCGATAAGGATAACCTTCACCAGATAGACGCCGTGGAAGGACCCGCTGCGTTCCTCGACATCTTGGCACCACCTTACGACCCCGACGACGGGAGAGACTGTCACTATTTCAAAGTTTTACAGTCCGTGTCAAATGCGGTGGACAGAACTGCAGACCAAACCGTGGAAGGGGAAACATGGCTCATGGAAGTTCCTCAACCGCAGGAGTTCTGGTGCGGGGGCGAGCCTTACCCCGGCCCTGAAGTGTCTGTCTAA